The Altererythrobacter sp. ZODW24 genome window below encodes:
- a CDS encoding TetR family transcriptional regulator produces the protein MSKTAPEADPDVPAGAREALLETASKIMRDGDTVDISLSELSLRSGLNSALVKYYFGNKAGLMKALLDRDMEAIVHSVEALMSKAMDPEARLRRHISAVVDTYYATPYLNRLLMRMVRDCDAAEAERIAQNHLVPLHRAYDQLIKDGVKAGVFRKVDPQLFYFTVTGAADRFFAARLVLKHCFDRDTLTEELRDRYREHVTEFVMAGLRPDS, from the coding sequence ATGAGCAAAACAGCACCAGAAGCCGATCCAGACGTTCCCGCTGGCGCGCGAGAGGCATTGCTTGAGACGGCATCCAAGATCATGCGTGATGGTGACACCGTCGATATTTCCCTCTCCGAATTGTCGCTGCGTTCGGGGCTTAACTCGGCGCTGGTCAAATATTACTTCGGCAATAAGGCGGGCTTGATGAAGGCGCTGCTCGACCGCGATATGGAGGCAATCGTCCATTCGGTCGAGGCTCTAATGAGCAAAGCGATGGACCCCGAAGCTCGTCTTCGCCGCCATATTTCAGCGGTGGTCGATACATATTACGCGACCCCCTATCTAAACCGCCTGCTGATGCGGATGGTGCGCGATTGCGATGCGGCTGAGGCGGAACGAATTGCACAAAACCATCTCGTTCCACTGCACCGTGCCTATGACCAGCTCATCAAAGACGGTGTAAAGGCTGGCGTGTTTCGCAAAGTCGATCCGCAGTTGTTCTATTTCACTGTAACGGGCGCTGCCGACCGCTTCTTCGCGGCAAGACTGGTACTGAAGCACTGTTTCGACCGCGATACGCTGACCGAAGAATTGCGCGACCGTTACCGCGAACATGTCACCGAGTTTGTGATGGCTGGCTTGAGGCCAGATTCGTGA
- a CDS encoding S-methyl-5'-thioadenosine phosphorylase (Catalyzes the reversible phosphorolysis of 5'-deoxy-5'- methylthioadenosine (MTA) to adenine and 5-methylthio-D-ribose-1- phosphate) — translation MKGPWHIGVIGGSGLYEFGELDERQEIPVESSFGEPSGPVTTGLIGDVRFTFLPRHGAGHTIPPSDINYRANIDVLKRCNVTDVLAISAIGSLNEALEPGHFVSVNQFIDQTRGRPSSFFDEGVAAHVSLADPTCERLSSLAASAAAAAGANVHAGGCYVAIEGPQFSTRAESQLYRDFGGHVIGMTAMPEARLAREAELPYALLGMVTDYDSWREGEAGVTAKDVFSTMDANANLARGTVLKLAESLPETRDPSPIDTALDGALATAAAKRDPVLLAKLGAVAGRVLGAT, via the coding sequence GTGAAGGGCCCCTGGCATATTGGCGTGATTGGCGGATCGGGCCTCTACGAATTCGGAGAACTGGATGAGCGACAGGAAATTCCTGTTGAATCTTCATTCGGTGAACCGTCGGGACCAGTGACCACTGGGCTAATAGGCGATGTTCGCTTCACTTTCCTCCCGCGCCACGGGGCGGGCCATACTATACCTCCGTCCGACATCAATTACCGTGCCAACATCGATGTGCTGAAACGTTGCAACGTGACTGACGTGCTGGCGATTTCGGCGATAGGCTCGCTAAACGAAGCGCTTGAGCCTGGGCATTTCGTTTCGGTCAACCAATTCATCGATCAGACGCGTGGTCGGCCTTCTAGCTTCTTCGACGAAGGCGTCGCCGCTCATGTATCGCTCGCTGATCCGACATGCGAGCGGCTCTCGAGCCTCGCAGCGAGTGCAGCTGCGGCAGCGGGCGCGAATGTTCATGCTGGCGGCTGCTATGTTGCCATCGAAGGTCCGCAGTTCTCGACGCGCGCCGAAAGCCAGCTCTACCGTGATTTCGGCGGTCACGTTATCGGTATGACCGCAATGCCCGAGGCGCGCTTGGCGCGTGAGGCCGAGCTACCCTACGCGCTGCTTGGCATGGTCACTGACTATGACAGCTGGCGCGAAGGCGAGGCCGGTGTGACTGCGAAAGACGTGTTTTCGACGATGGATGCGAATGCAAATCTGGCCCGTGGTACGGTTCTAAAACTGGCCGAAAGCTTGCCCGAAACGCGTGATCCATCCCCTATCGATACGGCTCTGGACGGGGCGCTGGCGACGGCCGCGGCAAAGCGCGATCCGGTGCTTTTGGCAAAACTGGGCGCGGTTGCCGGTAGGGTGCTGGGCGCTACTTGA